A genome region from Quadrisphaera sp. RL12-1S includes the following:
- a CDS encoding Fpg/Nei family DNA glycosylase, whose translation MPEGDVVWRSAQRLHAALAGRPLVRSDLRWPSLATVDLRGRVVDEVVSRGKHLLVRAEGLTLHSHLRMEGSWHVHATGQPWRTARASHGVRAVLANAEWTAVGHRLGMLDLVPTGEEARLVGHLGPDVLGPGWGPAAVEAVVAALLAQPQRAVGEALLDQRVLAGVGTYFMAEALFLRGLSPWSPVGAVGEEALRVLVELERRMLLAGTKDVAHGSLGHVHARSGLPCRRCGTTVRVAPIGQTPQARSAFYCPHCQPGPTPTDDGAPQAPLGACREVSREIRRR comes from the coding sequence GTGCCTGAGGGGGACGTCGTCTGGCGCTCCGCGCAGCGCCTCCACGCGGCGCTGGCAGGCCGTCCCCTGGTCCGCTCCGACCTGCGCTGGCCGTCGCTGGCGACCGTCGACCTGCGGGGGCGCGTGGTGGACGAGGTGGTCAGCCGCGGCAAGCACCTGCTCGTGCGCGCCGAGGGGCTGACCCTGCACAGCCACCTGCGGATGGAGGGCTCCTGGCACGTGCACGCCACCGGGCAGCCGTGGCGCACAGCACGGGCGTCGCACGGGGTGAGGGCGGTGCTCGCGAACGCGGAGTGGACAGCGGTGGGCCACCGGCTGGGGATGCTCGACCTCGTCCCCACCGGCGAGGAGGCGCGGCTGGTCGGCCACCTGGGACCCGACGTGCTCGGTCCGGGCTGGGGCCCGGCGGCGGTGGAGGCGGTCGTGGCCGCGCTGCTGGCCCAGCCGCAGCGCGCCGTCGGGGAGGCGCTGCTCGACCAGCGCGTGCTCGCCGGCGTCGGCACCTACTTCATGGCCGAGGCGCTGTTCCTGCGGGGGCTGTCCCCCTGGTCCCCCGTGGGGGCCGTGGGCGAGGAGGCCCTGCGCGTCCTCGTGGAGCTGGAGCGCCGGATGCTGCTGGCGGGGACGAAGGACGTCGCCCACGGGTCTCTCGGGCACGTGCACGCCAGGTCCGGGCTGCCCTGCCGGCGGTGCGGCACCACCGTGCGGGTGGCGCCGATCGGCCAGACGCCGCAGGCGCGGTCGGCCTTCTACTGCCCGCACTGCCAGCCGGGCCCGACCCCGACCGACGACGGCGCACCGCAGGCGCCGCTCGGCGCCTGCCGGGAGGTCAGCCGGGAGATCAGGCGGCGCTGA
- a CDS encoding cyclase family protein — protein MRTVDLSHPVTTGMPVFPGDPVVALAPALDLAADGCAVTALHLGSHSGTHVDAPSHVVPGGATLGQLDLALFTGPALVVDATGREPGATVGWEAFAPHAGALAAGVVVLVRTGWDQRWGSAAYEQHPHLAPSVAERLLDTGVRTVGVDTLSPDPVGQLAFHRVWLGAGGVIAENLTRLADLAAVREPHVHLFPLRLNDADGAPVRAVATGR, from the coding sequence GTGCGCACCGTGGACCTCAGCCACCCCGTCACCACCGGCATGCCGGTCTTCCCCGGAGACCCCGTGGTGGCGCTCGCCCCCGCGCTCGACCTCGCCGCTGACGGCTGCGCCGTCACCGCGCTGCACCTCGGCTCGCACAGCGGCACCCACGTCGACGCGCCCTCGCACGTGGTGCCCGGCGGGGCGACGCTCGGCCAGCTGGACCTGGCCCTGTTCACCGGGCCCGCCCTCGTGGTGGACGCCACCGGCCGGGAGCCCGGCGCGACCGTCGGGTGGGAGGCGTTCGCGCCGCACGCCGGGGCGCTGGCCGCCGGCGTGGTCGTCCTGGTCCGGACCGGGTGGGACCAGCGCTGGGGCAGCGCCGCCTACGAGCAGCACCCCCACCTCGCCCCCTCCGTCGCCGAGCGGCTCCTCGACACCGGCGTGCGCACGGTGGGGGTGGACACCCTGAGCCCGGACCCGGTCGGCCAGCTCGCGTTCCACCGGGTGTGGCTGGGGGCGGGCGGCGTCATCGCCGAGAACCTCACGCGCCTCGCGGACCTGGCCGCCGTGCGCGAGCCCCACGTGCACCTGTTCCCGCTGCGCTTGAACGACGCCGACGGAGCACCGGTGCGCGCCGTCGCTACCGGCCGCTGA
- a CDS encoding DMT family transporter, producing the protein MTTSVRAVVLVLLSAVCFGSTGTAVALGAPDASPLAVGAARIVVGGAVLALVGARRSARPPAPSPRLLGVVAVGALGVVAYQPLFFAGTRANGVAVGAVVALGSAPLVTGLLSWLLTGVRPSRRWAVATAVAVVGLAVLAVSSGGASPLGPGASPLGLAASVGAGASYSVFALATERLLAAGWSPTGSVGAVFGGAAALSLPLLLVAGVPAGPGALAAVLWLGLVTTALAYVLFSTGLRHLGAPTVATLTLAEPLTATVLGLVLLGEHLSALQALALLLLATGLAVLAVPARRRGTVTA; encoded by the coding sequence GTGACGACGTCGGTGCGCGCGGTGGTCCTGGTACTGCTCTCGGCCGTCTGCTTCGGCTCCACGGGCACGGCGGTGGCCCTGGGCGCCCCGGACGCCTCTCCCCTGGCGGTGGGGGCGGCGCGCATCGTCGTCGGCGGGGCGGTGCTCGCCCTGGTCGGTGCCCGCAGGTCCGCCCGGCCGCCGGCGCCCTCCCCGCGCCTGCTCGGCGTCGTGGCCGTCGGGGCGCTCGGGGTGGTGGCCTACCAGCCGCTGTTCTTCGCCGGCACCCGCGCCAACGGCGTCGCCGTGGGCGCGGTGGTCGCCCTCGGGTCCGCGCCGCTGGTCACCGGCCTGCTCTCGTGGCTGCTCACCGGCGTGCGGCCGAGCCGGCGCTGGGCCGTCGCGACCGCCGTCGCCGTCGTCGGTCTCGCCGTCCTGGCGGTCAGCTCCGGCGGCGCCTCACCGCTGGGCCCGGGCGCCTCGCCGCTGGGCCTGGCCGCCTCGGTGGGCGCCGGCGCCAGCTACTCGGTGTTCGCCCTGGCCACCGAGCGGCTCCTCGCGGCGGGGTGGAGCCCCACGGGCTCCGTCGGCGCCGTCTTCGGCGGTGCCGCCGCCCTGAGCCTGCCGCTCCTGCTGGTCGCGGGGGTCCCGGCCGGGCCGGGCGCGCTCGCCGCCGTCCTGTGGCTGGGCCTGGTGACCACCGCGCTGGCGTACGTGCTCTTCTCCACCGGGCTGCGGCACCTCGGCGCGCCCACCGTCGCCACGCTGACGCTCGCCGAGCCGCTCACCGCCACCGTGCTCGGGCTGGTGCTCCTCGGCGAGCACCTCAGCGCCCTGCAGGCACTGGCCCTGCTGCTGCTGGCCACGGGCCTGGCGGTGCTGGCCGTGCCGGCCCGCCGCCGTGGCACTGTCACCGCGTGA
- a CDS encoding helix-turn-helix domain-containing protein codes for MPLLRREIGDVLRSARQQQGRTLREVSGAARVSLGYLSEVERGQKEASSELLSSICDALAVPMSTVLRAVSDRVAAAEGLTIPAAAAATVPASPVGDLGIPPVVITRDGLVSAA; via the coding sequence GTGCCACTGCTGCGACGCGAGATCGGCGACGTGCTGCGCTCCGCCCGCCAGCAGCAGGGCCGCACCCTGCGCGAGGTCTCCGGTGCCGCCCGCGTCTCCCTGGGCTACCTGTCCGAGGTGGAGCGGGGTCAGAAGGAGGCCTCCTCCGAGCTGCTGTCGTCCATCTGCGACGCGCTGGCGGTGCCCATGTCCACGGTGCTGCGGGCCGTCAGCGACCGCGTGGCCGCCGCCGAGGGCCTGACCATCCCCGCCGCCGCTGCGGCCACCGTCCCCGCCTCGCCCGTGGGGGACCTCGGCATCCCGCCGGTGGTCATCACGCGCGACGGGCTCGTCAGCGCCGCCTGA
- a CDS encoding DUF4126 domain-containing protein: MEVLVGLGLASAAGLNAYLPLLLLGALARSTDLVPLPAAWAWLSDPVALAVLAVLLLVEVVADKVPGVDHLNDVLGAVVRPAAGGIAVGAGTASTAGDGHWWTVALGAVLALVVTVAKSAGRAAVNATTVGTGAPVASTLEDGASLALSLAALLAPVLVLVVLALVAAVALVAVLRVRRGRGISAGGEIV; the protein is encoded by the coding sequence GTGGAGGTGCTCGTCGGCCTGGGCCTCGCGTCGGCGGCGGGGCTGAACGCCTACCTGCCGCTGCTGCTGCTCGGCGCCCTCGCCCGGTCCACGGACCTGGTCCCGCTCCCTGCCGCGTGGGCGTGGCTGTCGGACCCGGTCGCGCTCGCCGTCCTCGCCGTCCTCCTGCTGGTGGAGGTGGTGGCCGACAAGGTCCCCGGCGTCGACCACCTCAACGACGTCCTGGGCGCCGTCGTCCGGCCAGCCGCCGGCGGCATCGCCGTCGGCGCGGGCACCGCGAGCACCGCCGGTGACGGCCACTGGTGGACGGTCGCCCTCGGCGCCGTCCTCGCCCTCGTGGTGACCGTGGCCAAGTCGGCGGGCCGCGCCGCCGTCAACGCCACCACCGTCGGCACCGGTGCGCCCGTGGCCTCGACGCTGGAGGACGGCGCCAGCCTCGCCCTGTCCCTGGCCGCGCTGCTCGCTCCGGTGCTCGTGCTGGTCGTGCTGGCGCTCGTGGCCGCCGTCGCCCTGGTGGCAGTGCTGCGCGTCCGCCGCGGCCGGGGCATCTCCGCCGGCGGAGAAATTGTGTAA
- a CDS encoding GntR family transcriptional regulator, producing the protein MSPRRADDLHAVLRDRVLCGELPPGTPLREEALAAEHAASRHTVRTALAQLVAERLASSAPFAGVRVALLDDDDVRSLQDLRRAVESEAVRLLHARHGRAWPVDVAAALGERVDALERAEAGADSDPLAVLREHAALHEALVAAAGSPRLTEAAAALGAEVRLFTAHLQLHRAPAGLAAQHRTYLTAVRERGPVAVHEHLAASQETLLSGR; encoded by the coding sequence GTGAGCCCCCGCCGCGCCGACGACCTCCACGCCGTCCTGCGGGACCGCGTGCTCTGCGGCGAGCTGCCCCCGGGCACACCCCTGCGCGAGGAGGCGCTGGCCGCCGAGCACGCGGCCAGCCGGCACACCGTGCGCACCGCCCTGGCGCAGCTGGTGGCGGAGCGGCTGGCCAGTTCAGCGCCGTTCGCCGGGGTCCGGGTGGCCCTGCTCGACGACGACGACGTGAGGTCGCTCCAGGACCTGCGCCGCGCCGTGGAGAGCGAGGCGGTGAGGCTGCTGCACGCCCGGCACGGACGGGCCTGGCCCGTCGACGTCGCGGCCGCGCTGGGAGAGCGGGTCGACGCCCTCGAGCGGGCGGAGGCGGGCGCGGACTCGGACCCCCTCGCGGTGCTGCGCGAGCACGCGGCGCTGCACGAGGCGCTGGTGGCCGCCGCCGGCAGCCCGCGGCTGACGGAGGCCGCGGCCGCGCTGGGCGCCGAGGTGCGCCTGTTCACCGCGCACCTGCAGCTGCACCGGGCCCCCGCGGGGCTGGCCGCGCAGCACCGCACCTACCTCACCGCGGTCCGCGAGCGAGGTCCCGTGGCGGTGCACGAGCACCTGGCGGCGTCGCAGGAGACGCTGCTCAGCGGCCGGTAG
- a CDS encoding 3-methyladenine DNA glycosylase: MGGTVGSSGVGDWRERAAAHAARADALTAGRRERRSRQGAADPVDDFLYDYYSLRPGQLRRWHPGAGAVLLDAADAPHREWRWYAAREPDGAVALDVAAFRADRGRAVATSHRLLGALRGRAPHLGCFGMHEWAMVYRAGDAVGGPSTGGASPRGRRHALPLRLGQAGTDAVVEGHPLRCSHVDAFRFFTPDAAPRNSAVLTRETQAQSDQPGCVHVSMDVLRHAVALGPACPGELLLDCFEAARAAREVDMRASPYDVSGPDGTGLSPIRVETRDGKVAYAAAQRELAAAAAPLRERLLRVCEEVLG, translated from the coding sequence GTGGGCGGGACGGTCGGGAGCAGCGGGGTGGGCGACTGGCGCGAGCGCGCCGCGGCGCACGCGGCCCGCGCCGACGCCCTGACCGCCGGCCGCCGCGAGCGCCGCTCCCGCCAGGGAGCAGCGGACCCCGTCGACGACTTCCTCTACGACTACTACTCCCTGCGGCCCGGCCAGCTGAGGCGCTGGCACCCCGGGGCCGGAGCGGTGCTCCTCGACGCCGCCGACGCTCCCCACCGGGAGTGGCGCTGGTACGCCGCGCGCGAGCCGGACGGCGCCGTGGCCCTGGACGTCGCGGCGTTCCGGGCCGACCGCGGCCGCGCCGTCGCGACGTCGCACCGGCTGCTGGGCGCGCTGCGGGGCCGGGCGCCCCACCTGGGCTGCTTCGGGATGCACGAGTGGGCCATGGTCTACCGGGCCGGGGACGCCGTGGGCGGCCCGAGCACCGGTGGGGCGTCGCCGAGGGGGCGCCGGCACGCGCTGCCGCTGCGGCTGGGCCAGGCCGGCACCGACGCCGTCGTGGAGGGCCACCCCCTGCGCTGCAGCCACGTCGACGCGTTCCGGTTCTTCACCCCGGACGCCGCGCCGAGGAACTCCGCCGTGCTGACGCGGGAGACGCAGGCGCAGTCCGACCAGCCCGGCTGCGTCCACGTCTCCATGGACGTGCTGCGGCACGCGGTCGCGCTGGGGCCCGCCTGCCCCGGTGAGCTGCTGCTGGACTGCTTCGAGGCGGCGCGGGCGGCGCGCGAGGTCGACATGCGCGCCTCCCCCTACGACGTGTCGGGCCCCGACGGCACGGGCCTGTCCCCGATCCGGGTGGAGACCAGGGACGGCAAGGTGGCCTACGCCGCCGCGCAGCGCGAGCTGGCGGCCGCCGCGGCACCGCTGAGGGAGCGGCTGCTCCGCGTCTGCGAGGAGGTCCTGGGATGA
- a CDS encoding ATP-dependent helicase: MGAAPVDDVLERFSAPTRDWFRGAFERPTAAQEGAWRAVSSGDHALVVAPTGSGKTLSAFLWALDRLAVQGRPEDPLRRTRVIYVSPLKALATDVERNLRSPLLGIGYAAQRLGAPVPEVSVSIRSGDTPADERRAFTRRPPDVLITTPESLFLLLTSKAREVLGGVETVILDEVHAVAGTKRGAHLALTLERLDALLEAGGGSPAQRIGLSATVRPVEEVARFLSGARPIGAEPGAGGRPVTIVQPASAKSWDLSVVVAVPDMGELGQRSEEDLTGLAAGEPQRRSIWPAVEERVVDLVAAHRSTIVFANSRRVAERLTTRLNEVWAERHAPDPEAEGEGETSDDDAGQRLTGRRTPAEVMAQAGQSQGLPADAPVLARAHHGSVSREQRTLIEEDLKAGRLPAVVATSSLELGIDMGAVDLVVQVGSPPSVASGLQRVGRAGHQVGATSRGVLFPQHRSDLVQTAVVTERMRTGGIEALRVPASPLDVLAQQVVAITALDEVTVDELERLVRRAAPFSGLTRGVLEAVLDMLAGRYPSEEFAELRPRIVWDRTTGVLTGRPGAQRLAVTSGGTIPDRGLYGVFLASGEGPGRRVGELDEEMVYESRVGDVFTLGTSTWRIEDITHDRVLVTPAPGVPGKLPFWHGEAVGRPYELGRAIGAFTREMGSLLGDGGDDDAGRQRALAAGLDEWAADNLHAYLTEQREATGHLPDDRTIVVERFRDELGDWRVVVHSPFGAQLHAPWALALAARLRERFGLDAQAMSSDDGIVLRLPDLDLLSPDWDGDLTARSEPPDVLEAVLVEPEDVEALVTAELGGSALFASRFRECAARSLLLPRRRPDRRTPLWQQRQRAAQLLEVASRYPSFPVVLETAREVLSDVFDVPGLEALLRDLRSGAVRVVQVTTEQPSPFARSLLFGYVAQFLYEGDTPLAEKRAAALSLDPTLLAELLGRGDGASLADLLDPEQLTRTQAELQRLAEDRRARDAEDVADLLRVLGPLTTAEVSARSGAPDEAGAWLVELEGSRRVIRVRIAGEERWAAVEDAGRLRDALGAALPVGVPEAFTAPVPDPVADLVSRWARSHVPFTAATVAKRLGTGVAVVVDALRRLSASGRVVSGDLLPSEVRLALDGALTTDPGGTPDWCDAEVLRLLRRRSLAALRSEVEPVPPRDLARFLPGWQQVGSRLRGADGVLRAVEQLAGAVVPASALESLVLPVRVERYSRSLLDELTAAGEVVWQGHGSLPGDDGWVSLHTADAAPVTLALPDESLELTDVHRAVLDVLGNGGAHFFRSVASALDATEEGGVDDATLERVLWDLAWGGYATNDTLAPLRARLAGGKTAHKGPRAAPRSRYGRTGSRYGGLGRAGGGLGRPGSAGGGFGGAPRTGPPSTVGRWSLLPELEPDPTVRASVTAEVLLDRHGVLTRGAVASERLPGGFAAVYRVLAAMEEAGRVRRGYFVEGLGASQFASTGAVDRLRAASRPLSTIGRGDWQGRSVAPGAPGSSEADRPRTVVLAAADPANPYGAALPWPERGERAEAGGTGHRPGRKAGALVVLLDGELVLYVERGGRTLLSFTEEVDALQAGADALALAVRDGALGRLTVEKADGAGVLTPGSSPLATALEAAGFTATPRGLRVRA; encoded by the coding sequence ATGGGTGCAGCGCCGGTGGACGACGTGCTGGAGCGCTTCTCCGCGCCCACGCGGGACTGGTTCCGCGGCGCGTTCGAGAGGCCGACGGCCGCGCAGGAGGGCGCGTGGCGAGCGGTCTCCAGCGGTGACCACGCGCTCGTCGTCGCCCCCACCGGCTCGGGCAAGACGCTGTCGGCGTTCCTGTGGGCCCTCGACCGGCTGGCGGTGCAGGGGCGTCCAGAAGACCCGCTGCGGCGCACCCGCGTCATCTACGTCTCGCCGCTGAAGGCGCTCGCCACGGACGTCGAGCGCAACCTGCGCTCCCCGCTGCTCGGCATCGGCTACGCCGCGCAGCGCCTGGGCGCCCCCGTGCCCGAGGTGAGCGTGTCCATCCGCTCCGGGGACACCCCCGCCGACGAGCGCCGCGCCTTCACGCGGCGCCCGCCGGACGTGCTCATCACGACGCCCGAGTCCCTCTTCCTCCTCCTGACGTCCAAGGCGCGCGAGGTGCTGGGCGGCGTGGAGACGGTGATCCTCGACGAGGTGCACGCGGTGGCGGGCACCAAGCGCGGCGCGCACCTGGCCCTGACCCTGGAGCGGCTCGACGCGCTGCTCGAGGCCGGCGGCGGCTCCCCCGCCCAGCGGATCGGCCTGTCGGCCACGGTGCGGCCGGTGGAGGAGGTCGCGCGGTTCCTCTCCGGCGCGCGGCCGATCGGCGCGGAGCCGGGGGCCGGCGGCCGCCCGGTGACCATCGTCCAGCCGGCCTCGGCCAAGTCGTGGGACCTGTCGGTGGTGGTCGCCGTCCCGGACATGGGCGAGCTCGGCCAGAGGTCGGAGGAGGACCTCACGGGTCTGGCCGCCGGCGAGCCGCAGCGGCGGTCCATCTGGCCGGCGGTCGAGGAGCGCGTCGTCGACCTCGTGGCCGCCCACCGCTCGACCATCGTCTTCGCCAACTCCCGCCGCGTGGCCGAGCGCCTCACCACCCGCCTCAACGAGGTGTGGGCAGAGCGCCACGCCCCTGACCCTGAAGCAGAGGGTGAGGGTGAGACTTCCGACGACGACGCAGGTCAGCGGCTCACTGGTCGAAGGACGCCCGCCGAGGTCATGGCCCAGGCCGGTCAGTCCCAGGGCCTGCCGGCCGACGCGCCGGTGCTCGCGCGCGCCCACCACGGGTCGGTCAGCCGGGAGCAGCGGACCCTCATCGAGGAGGACCTCAAGGCCGGTCGCCTGCCCGCCGTCGTCGCGACCTCCAGCCTGGAGCTGGGCATCGACATGGGCGCGGTCGACCTCGTCGTCCAGGTCGGCTCCCCACCGTCGGTGGCTTCGGGGCTGCAGCGCGTCGGCCGCGCGGGCCACCAGGTGGGTGCCACGAGCCGCGGGGTCCTCTTCCCCCAGCACCGCAGCGACCTCGTGCAGACCGCCGTCGTCACCGAGCGCATGCGCACCGGCGGCATCGAGGCCCTGCGCGTCCCCGCCAGCCCGCTCGACGTCCTGGCCCAGCAGGTGGTGGCGATCACCGCCCTCGACGAGGTCACCGTCGACGAGCTCGAGCGCCTCGTCCGCCGCGCCGCGCCCTTCTCGGGGCTGACCCGCGGCGTGCTGGAGGCCGTGCTCGACATGCTCGCGGGGCGCTACCCCAGCGAGGAGTTCGCCGAGCTGCGGCCGCGCATCGTGTGGGACCGCACCACCGGCGTCCTCACCGGCCGCCCCGGTGCGCAGCGCCTGGCGGTCACGAGCGGCGGCACCATCCCCGACCGCGGCCTGTACGGCGTCTTCCTCGCCTCCGGCGAGGGCCCCGGACGCCGCGTCGGCGAGCTCGACGAGGAGATGGTCTACGAGTCCCGCGTGGGCGACGTCTTCACCCTCGGCACCTCCACGTGGCGCATCGAGGACATCACCCACGACCGCGTGCTGGTCACCCCCGCCCCCGGCGTGCCCGGCAAGCTGCCGTTCTGGCACGGCGAGGCCGTCGGCCGGCCCTACGAGCTGGGCCGCGCCATCGGCGCCTTCACCCGCGAGATGGGCTCCCTGCTCGGCGACGGGGGCGACGACGACGCCGGCCGCCAGCGCGCGCTGGCCGCGGGCCTGGACGAGTGGGCCGCCGACAACCTCCACGCCTACCTGACCGAGCAGCGCGAGGCCACCGGGCACCTCCCCGACGACCGCACGATCGTCGTGGAGCGGTTCCGCGACGAGCTGGGCGACTGGCGGGTGGTGGTCCACTCCCCCTTCGGCGCCCAGCTGCACGCGCCGTGGGCGCTGGCCCTGGCGGCCCGGCTGCGGGAGCGGTTCGGGCTCGACGCCCAGGCGATGTCCTCCGACGACGGCATCGTGCTGCGCCTGCCCGACCTCGACCTCCTCTCCCCCGACTGGGACGGCGACCTCACCGCTCGCAGCGAGCCACCGGACGTCCTGGAGGCCGTGCTGGTCGAGCCGGAGGACGTCGAGGCGCTCGTCACCGCCGAGCTGGGCGGATCCGCCCTGTTCGCGAGCCGGTTCCGCGAGTGCGCGGCCCGCTCCCTGCTGCTCCCCCGTCGTCGTCCTGACCGGCGCACGCCGCTGTGGCAGCAGCGGCAGCGGGCCGCCCAGCTGCTGGAGGTCGCCAGCCGCTACCCGTCCTTCCCCGTGGTGCTGGAGACCGCGCGCGAGGTGCTCTCCGACGTCTTCGACGTGCCCGGGCTCGAGGCGCTCCTGCGCGACCTGCGCTCCGGGGCGGTGCGCGTGGTGCAGGTGACCACGGAGCAGCCGTCGCCGTTCGCACGGTCGCTGCTGTTCGGGTACGTGGCGCAGTTCCTCTACGAGGGCGACACGCCGCTGGCGGAGAAGCGCGCGGCCGCGCTCTCGCTCGACCCGACCCTCCTCGCCGAGCTGCTGGGCCGCGGCGACGGCGCCTCCCTGGCCGACCTGCTCGACCCCGAGCAGCTCACCCGCACGCAGGCCGAGCTGCAGCGCCTCGCGGAAGACCGCCGCGCCCGCGACGCCGAGGACGTCGCCGACCTGCTGCGGGTGCTCGGCCCGCTGACGACGGCGGAGGTGTCCGCCCGGTCCGGCGCTCCGGACGAGGCCGGCGCGTGGCTCGTGGAGCTGGAGGGCTCGCGCCGCGTCATCCGCGTGCGGATCGCCGGGGAGGAGCGGTGGGCCGCCGTGGAGGACGCCGGCCGGCTGCGCGACGCGCTCGGCGCTGCCCTGCCGGTGGGCGTGCCGGAGGCGTTTACCGCTCCGGTGCCCGACCCCGTCGCGGACCTCGTCTCGCGCTGGGCCCGCTCGCACGTGCCCTTCACCGCGGCGACGGTGGCGAAGCGGCTGGGGACGGGCGTGGCCGTCGTCGTCGACGCCCTGCGGCGGTTGTCCGCCTCCGGGCGCGTGGTCTCGGGCGACCTGCTGCCCTCGGAGGTGCGGCTCGCGCTGGACGGCGCCCTGACCACCGACCCCGGCGGGACGCCGGACTGGTGCGACGCCGAGGTGCTGCGGCTGCTGCGCCGCCGGTCGCTCGCGGCGCTGCGCTCCGAGGTGGAGCCGGTGCCCCCGCGCGACCTCGCGCGCTTCCTGCCCGGCTGGCAGCAGGTGGGCTCGCGGCTGCGCGGTGCCGACGGCGTGCTGCGCGCCGTGGAGCAGCTGGCCGGCGCCGTCGTGCCGGCCAGCGCTCTGGAGTCCCTCGTGCTGCCGGTGCGGGTGGAGCGGTACTCGCGCTCGCTGCTCGACGAGCTCACCGCCGCCGGCGAGGTGGTCTGGCAGGGCCACGGGTCGCTGCCTGGCGACGACGGCTGGGTCTCGCTGCACACCGCCGACGCCGCGCCGGTCACCCTGGCGCTGCCCGACGAGTCCCTGGAGCTCACCGACGTGCACCGCGCCGTGCTCGACGTGCTGGGGAACGGCGGGGCGCACTTCTTCCGGTCGGTGGCGTCCGCGCTGGACGCCACCGAGGAGGGCGGTGTCGACGACGCCACCCTCGAGCGGGTCCTGTGGGACCTCGCCTGGGGCGGGTACGCCACCAACGACACCCTCGCCCCGCTGCGCGCACGCCTGGCCGGGGGGAAGACCGCCCACAAGGGACCGCGGGCGGCGCCGAGGTCGCGCTACGGGCGGACGGGCTCGCGCTACGGCGGCCTGGGCCGTGCCGGCGGCGGGCTGGGGCGTCCCGGGAGCGCCGGCGGCGGCTTCGGCGGCGCCCCGCGGACCGGACCGCCGAGCACGGTGGGCCGCTGGTCGCTGCTGCCGGAGCTGGAGCCCGACCCGACCGTGCGCGCCTCGGTGACCGCGGAGGTGCTGCTCGACCGGCACGGCGTGCTGACCCGCGGAGCCGTCGCCTCCGAGCGGCTGCCCGGCGGGTTCGCCGCCGTCTACCGGGTGCTCGCCGCCATGGAGGAGGCCGGGCGCGTGCGCCGGGGCTACTTCGTGGAGGGGCTGGGCGCCTCGCAGTTCGCCTCGACCGGTGCGGTCGACCGCCTGCGGGCGGCCTCCCGGCCGCTGTCCACCATCGGCCGTGGCGACTGGCAGGGCCGCTCGGTCGCCCCCGGGGCCCCCGGCTCCTCGGAGGCCGACCGCCCTCGCACCGTGGTGCTCGCCGCGGCCGACCCCGCCAACCCCTACGGCGCGGCGCTGCCCTGGCCGGAGCGCGGGGAGCGCGCCGAAGCGGGCGGCACCGGGCACCGACCGGGTCGCAAGGCAGGTGCCCTGGTGGTGCTGCTCGACGGCGAGCTCGTGCTCTACGTCGAGCGCGGCGGCCGGACGCTCCTGTCGTTCACCGAGGAGGTCGACGCGCTGCAGGCCGGCGCTGACGCGCTCGCGCTCGCCGTGCGCGACGGAGCGCTGGGACGGCTGACCGTGGAGAAGGCCGACGGCGCGGGGGTCCTCACCCCGGGCTCCTCACCGCTCGCCACGGCCCTGGAGGCAGCAGGGTTCACGGCCACCCCGAGAGGGCTGCGCGTGCGCGCCTGA
- a CDS encoding alpha-hydroxy acid oxidase, giving the protein MTTTALFEQLEAEARAGLPAHVAGYVAATAGAGQCHAEGLRDWAAARLVPRVLQGVSRTDEQLAATTVLGTPLRTPVLLAPMAQQVAAHPRGEAEAARAVAAAGSLLGVSTNTAVPFDAVAQAGAPWWYQVYVLRDRSLTGLLVDRAAAAGASALVLTVDTTALTQVDPAAASIEPTAWPPGPGRERLTALTGADLADRDAGAATPALDVDLATIGWLAERTGLPVVVKGVLHPDDARACAQAGAAGVVVSTHGGRRLGESVTSAAALPGVVAAVRSVDPAVEVYADSGVRSGAAVAWALAQGARAVFVGRPAWWGLAARGADGVAAVLDALTAELVTTLRQCGDVRA; this is encoded by the coding sequence ATGACGACGACGGCGCTGTTCGAGCAGCTCGAGGCGGAGGCGCGGGCGGGGCTGCCGGCCCACGTGGCGGGGTACGTCGCGGCCACCGCCGGCGCGGGCCAGTGCCACGCCGAGGGGCTGCGGGACTGGGCGGCCGCCCGCCTGGTGCCGCGCGTGCTGCAGGGCGTCTCCCGCACGGACGAGCAGCTCGCGGCGACGACGGTGCTGGGGACGCCCCTGCGGACCCCCGTGCTCCTGGCGCCGATGGCGCAGCAGGTGGCTGCCCACCCGCGCGGGGAGGCCGAGGCCGCCAGGGCGGTGGCGGCAGCGGGGTCGCTGCTGGGGGTCTCCACCAACACCGCCGTCCCCTTCGACGCGGTCGCGCAGGCCGGCGCCCCGTGGTGGTACCAGGTGTACGTGCTGCGGGACAGGTCGCTGACGGGCCTCCTCGTCGACCGCGCCGCCGCGGCGGGGGCCAGCGCGCTGGTGCTCACCGTGGACACGACCGCGCTGACGCAGGTCGACCCCGCCGCGGCCAGCATCGAGCCCACCGCGTGGCCGCCCGGGCCGGGCCGCGAGCGGCTCACCGCGCTCACCGGCGCCGACCTCGCCGACCGGGACGCGGGGGCTGCGACGCCGGCGCTCGACGTGGACCTGGCCACCATCGGGTGGCTCGCCGAGCGCACCGGCCTGCCGGTGGTGGTCAAGGGCGTGCTGCACCCCGACGACGCGCGCGCCTGCGCGCAGGCCGGCGCCGCCGGCGTCGTCGTCAGCACCCACGGCGGGCGCCGTCTCGGGGAGTCGGTGACCTCGGCCGCGGCGCTGCCCGGGGTCGTCGCGGCGGTGCGCTCGGTGGACCCCGCCGTCGAGGTGTACGCGGACTCCGGCGTCCGCAGCGGCGCGGCGGTGGCGTGGGCCCTGGCGCAGGGAGCCCGCGCCGTCTTCGTGGGCCGGCCGGCCTGGTGGGGGCTGGCCGCGCGCGGCGCCGACGGCGTGGCCGCCGTCCTGGACGCCCTGACGGCCGAGCTGGTCACGACGCTGCGGCAGTGCGGCGACGTGCGTGCCTGA